A single Candidatus Margulisiibacteriota bacterium DNA region contains:
- a CDS encoding glycosyltransferase family A protein gives MISVIMPVYLGKYPLAAKNREQKLIRAINSVINQTYKDWELIIVCDGCADAYNICKPFVNGKIKLFKIAKQPMWSGTPRNVGITKSKGSWITYLDSDDFFGENHLMILSKQLGDKDWYFFDDIKFNNDWYISHCFLEKSHCGTSNIIHKKIEYWENESKYSYDDWYFIRKLMEHNYQKITAPEYYVAHIPNEYDC, from the coding sequence ATGATAAGCGTAATAATGCCTGTTTATTTAGGAAAATATCCTTTAGCGGCTAAAAACAGGGAGCAAAAACTTATAAGAGCTATTAATTCGGTTATTAACCAAACTTACAAAGATTGGGAGCTGATTATCGTATGCGACGGTTGTGCAGATGCTTATAATATTTGTAAACCATTTGTAAATGGTAAAATTAAGCTTTTTAAAATAGCAAAACAACCTATGTGGTCGGGAACACCCAGAAATGTGGGTATAACAAAATCAAAAGGTAGTTGGATTACATATTTAGATTCTGACGATTTCTTTGGAGAAAATCATCTTATGATACTATCCAAGCAGTTAGGGGATAAGGATTGGTATTTTTTTGATGACATTAAATTTAATAATGATTGGTATATAAGTCATTGCTTTTTAGAAAAATCACATTGTGGGACTTCGAATATTATTCATAAAAAGATCGAATACTGGGAAAATGAAAGCAAGTATTCGTATGATGATTGGTATTTTATAAGAAAATTAATGGAACATAACTACCAAAAAATTACCGCACCTGAATATTATGTTGCACATATACCAAATGAATATGACTGTTAA
- a CDS encoding glycosyltransferase: MLNVVIIPVHGHLDVVKKCIESVIVNTKNLKLIIINDGSDNETSEYVNSFRSLHYVTIFNNKEAKGFTTSCNIGIDYAVKNFDFTCLCLLNSDAEIVTPNWFDKVKSYYNDKIGIVGVVSNNALCQTINNVEEYLKNINNKPTLYAYLIHGFCYFISKQLILKIGHLDNDTFPHYGSEDDYSIKSIHAGFSNLIIGSVFVKHSNCTSYTELVRSKMLKKTVPDLANRWGKAYIDNLCVHANKTYKYLNK, encoded by the coding sequence ATGTTAAACGTAGTTATTATACCGGTTCACGGGCATTTAGATGTTGTTAAAAAGTGTATTGAAAGTGTTATTGTTAATACTAAAAATTTAAAATTAATTATTATTAATGATGGCTCAGATAACGAAACATCTGAGTATGTAAATAGTTTCAGAAGTCTTCATTACGTAACTATATTTAATAATAAAGAAGCAAAAGGATTTACCACCTCCTGTAATATAGGAATTGATTATGCTGTTAAAAACTTTGATTTTACTTGTTTATGTCTTTTAAATAGCGATGCAGAAATTGTTACTCCTAATTGGTTTGATAAAGTAAAATCCTATTATAATGACAAGATTGGTATAGTTGGAGTTGTTAGCAATAATGCTCTTTGTCAAACAATTAATAATGTAGAAGAATATCTTAAAAACATTAATAATAAGCCAACTTTATATGCCTATTTAATCCATGGATTTTGTTACTTTATAAGCAAGCAATTAATTCTTAAAATAGGGCATTTAGATAATGATACTTTTCCTCACTATGGGAGCGAGGATGATTATTCCATCAAATCAATTCATGCAGGTTTTAGCAACTTAATTATTGGTAGCGTATTTGTTAAGCATAGCAATTGTACGAGTTATACAGAATTAGTACGTTCTAAAATGTTAAAAAAAACAGTCCCAGACCTAGCCAACAGATGGGGCAAAGCGTATATTGATAACCTATGTGTACACGCAAATAAAACATATAAATATTTAAATAAATGA